The genomic window TGGCTATCTGGTATGATGGTATAAGGTTATTGATGATCAATAAAATTCACTATCCAACTACAACGATTGGACCAAATTACTATTACTACATTCTGGCTGGTGGATAACTGTTTaaggtttgattttaaaaatatatatattcaaagtcAGCTTATCTCTGTAAAGCAGTTCTAAATACCCAATTTTCCTTAAATTTTTcctacatttaaaatttaattttctatatttttaattttattttcattttgctttTTTGAAAACgtcataaattccaatttaaaaaaatacaaaaaaaattatttaatcactaaattataGGTAAATTATTTTTTGTCACCCGATTATTGACACTTTTTAgttagtataataataattttagtctaCAATATCTgtatttttgtcaatttaaccctaattatatataaaatgataaaaattgaaattccttttaaaaattgtaaacattaaattttaaataaaagcatataaaaaaattaaaatagataaagtgggaaaatgagggaaaattaattttaaatgttgtctctatattatttgtataaaaagATTCAATACCCattctttaaaaaaacattaagCAAAATTATTGATTCTCtgttttttacattatttttcttGACATAGCTTTTTGTTatacaagaaagaaagaaaaaaatctatttttaaataatttagagttttttaaccattttatatataatcagggtcaaattgacaaaaactATAAAATTGATGACTAAAATTAGTATTATACCAACTAAAACAGCATCACTTAACAATTGAGCcataaaaaaacaatttcaaaaactttAGTTATTAAATTCTAACGTTTTtatttaagtgaccaaaatgaaaacttatctATAAATTAGTGACTAATGGTgaaatttacccaaaattttatttgtgtATTTAGATTTCCAGGCGTGTAATATTGGTCCCATgagcaaattttttattttaaagaaaacaaataatctaatttaataaaattacgtTGACGTCTTCTCAATTGGATTTTAATTAGATTAAAAGAGCAGAAAAATGAATTcttaagattaaaaaaataaagggactaaattttaaatatatgaaaagtatAAAGACTGAAACCAAAATTATACCAAATCACCATtcattaagcaaaaaaaaaagtatccacgacaaaaaaaacaaaaaaacaaatttcCACActggaaaaaaattgaagaaaaaaaaaagaaaaagatggtaACCCAAAAGCCAAAAGTCACCACCTCCTCCGATCAGCATCGTACTGAGACAAAGGTACAACTTCCGACAAAGGCGTAGAAATCGGTGTCGGAAGCGGTGAGTTCCGACAAACAGGACAAGACCCATTAAGTTTCAACCAAGCATCAATACAAGTTACATGAAAACAATGCCTACATTCAGGCATCATCCTCAACATCTCTGATTCTCTATACTCACACAAACATATCGAACAAATGGTGTTCCCAGCACTAGAACCCGTCACCTCCACCGCCGTAGACACCTCCTCTTTGCTGAACCGGAACTTGGGGTAAGAGTTTATGACGGCACGATCAAGCCCAAAGACGACGACGTTTTCTTCGTCGTGTTCATGGTCTTCTTCGCCGATGAAAACAATCCTGGGGAGGACGATACCGTTGGAGTTGGAGGCGGTGGGTGTTGAAATGGGGTTGGGGGAAATGGCACGAGGTGGAAGGGGCGAGGAAGAGCGGAAGCAAATGTAGGAAGCGAGGAGGAGagtggagaggaggaggaggaagccGAGGGCGACGACGATGGCGTAGCCGACGCCTAAATTGGTGGTGAGATAAGTAGGGGATGAAAGGGGAGGGGTTGCCATTTGAAGGGAAAGGGAGAATCCATTTGGGGACTAAAAAAAAACACAGAagacaaaaagaagaagaagatttgaGGAAGAGAAGGTGGGTAGATGAATGCTTTTGCTGCtgcatttaatttaatacttcaGCTGTTTTTTTCAAGTAGAGCCCCTAATAGTAAGATTTCATTTagcctttttttatttaaaaaataataatttcttaaaaatttatctatttctatttttaaatactaatttttaTTCGTGAATATATGGTATGCCTAGTATGTCAAGTGTTACTATTTAATTATTCTGTCAGTTATATCAAGTTTTAAATGtacaaataaatgaaagttttaacaaaaaaaaaatcaatttcccTTTGATATCTAACATACATAGACCAgttcataatacttttactactTATAAAGATTAATCTTTTTGGAATTTGTGATACTTCTAATATTCATCCGATACTTGTGGGTAATAATTCATTTATTGTATGAAATCATTTTTTTGGAAATTGTATTTGATTTCAACTAGTTTCAAACTCAAGTTTGAGTTGAATCTGTAAATTAGAACAAGATCTCTCGATACCATTTTTCATATACAAGATTTTACTGTTGAATTGTTGAAATCCCTTTTTCATTACTCACATTTTACTATGATTCGATTTTAATCTGTACGTAAAAAAATTTGTGAGCACTAATTTTCATCTATAATACACAAACTCAAAATTGTAAGTTATGGGGTTTGAAATGCTATAATTGTAAGTTTtgtttttaagggaaaaaaagtgaaaagagAAAAGGgtgcttttctttcttttgaaatcaaAGGTAGAGTTTTCCCTGTTTTTTTAATCTCTAAAAAAGGAAAAGTGTTGTAACCCAAATAAAGTATTTCCTTGGAAAACATTTCGAAAGTGGggacatatacatacatacagcATGCACCCTATGTCCCAAATATAAAATCCCAAcgtataaattataaatagcaGGCTGAATATCTCATGttgattttcctttttcacgaatgatatttctttttatcattgCTGATGGATTTAAGGATGGAGAAGGTTCATTTGACAGGTCAAGACTCTGAGTAGTTGTGGGAATTAAGAGGCTAGAGAGAGATTAGAGATACGAGTACAGGGTGATTGAACTTCATAGAGTTGTGTGTTCACTTTTGATTAGATGAATGTCGTAAAGTCTTGTACTGTAAGTTTTTCTTGTTAGGTTAATGATACAACTTGATATGACCCAATTATAGGGTGtgtgaatttaaaaatatttttagaggaagtcgaaattgaataataatttattattttctatcatttttgaaggtattttttttggagattaaaatataattttatcacaaattaaaatttttatctgtATGTCCTCTTCAGATTTACCTCTAACGTAAATAATTGATGATATCGATCTTATCGAGTGAAATTATTAGTGATTTTTTCTTTAATGGGTTTAAAAATTCTTCAAATATCTTGTTTTATACAAGTAATATACTATAGATAGCTTACCTCTATGCATTCAAAGCCAGTAAGCAATAAACATTAGCCACCAGCTATTGCCTTAACTATTAGCCTTAAAATTGTATTAGCTGTGACCTAAACTAGACAGGCTCCACTTCAACAGGTTGTGTGATAGATTTTTAATGTACCAATTCAATTATGCATAGCTGCATTCCATGGTTATTAATTTTTTCCCTgttaaaaaattgtattttgtcatttttactaaaaaaatgaataaattagtccATGTATGTTAGACTAAAGAGCAAACtggtcatttctgttaaaaatttcattcatttttactgtTACAAACTAGTATGATTAATGGAACAACCAAACGTGTGCCTCATGGTTAATAgtagaaattgatagaaaatttaACTGAATGATCGATTTATTCTTTATCTAACATACaaagactaatttatctatttttaaataaaaataaataaaatacaatctacCTCTTAATACGAGAAACTCCATAATACTTTTGCCATCACAATCTTGTTAGGAAGAAATTAATGACCATTAATAAGATGATCAAagtaaatttgcaaaaaaaaactttaatccCCAAAATGGGGTTTGATTGTATGAAAAAAGCACAACAAATTAACAAAATGGAGCTGTATTACAGTCTGATAGTTTATTCTTTTTAAGTCATGGGTTCGATGCTTCTTTAAAGGCTAAAAGCAAAGCATTGGCTCCCACTTTTTTCTTACACTTCCATCTACTTTAATACCACATTTTTCTtactaataattataaaaataattttatttatttataccaaaTATATCAAAAGTTTTTAATTGAGTTGGTATCACGAGTCAACCAAGCACCAATTCATTGAGTAATGACTAAAATACCATCGatttacaaagtaaattatattattttgagggtGTTTCTAtactttatattaattacttaattgaGTTGGTGCCATGAGTCAACCGAGCACTAACTCAGTTGGGTGATACTAAGATACAATTTTTACGAAGTAATATAATTACTTTGAGTATGTTTCTAGTcgttttatatcttttatataaaaaataaaaatgctaaaacccgagTTCGGcctgcccgtattaattttttatattaatttctatataatttttaaatatatataatacatcaaaaacactaaaaacattaaaataaatatttcccaacaaattgaataaatttaaaaaaaatgtatacttaaataatactaggatagatgcaacttaataagcaaatgcctctaaaataataacaaaattaagaataaaacaagtgttatacaatatccaaacaataacaacaaaatagtagtaacataatagtaaaatggtagcaaaataggaagaaaataacaagaaaatagcactaaaacaacaaaaaaaaagtatttttttgtcattttgtgAATTCGGGCTGGACCCGGGCtaaaaatgccttacccgaggcTCAATCTATTTTTTAAACGGTCCTTTTTTTTGCCTAAGCCCATTTTTTAggcttatatttttgcccaaaccctctcatttttcgAGCGGGCCTTCGGGTTCGGCTGGGTGGACTGACCCATGAGCAGGTCTAGCTATGAGTCAACCGAGCACCAATTCAGTTGGGTAATGACTAAAATACCATGTTTGCAAAGTAATATAATTACTTTAAGTGTGTTTTTGGTcgttttatatcttttatataaaaaataaaaaaaatacatgagaTTTAAACTTAAGATATTATAGTTTTTAGAAAAggttaattcaatttttaattcaattttttacaaaatatatttattacgtAATTCTATTTTTACCCACATTAGAGATGTTGTATAATCAAGTATTAAGTTAGATTGTTCTCTATAGTTTAGtcaatgaaaatatgtatataatttttagggttaatttagtcactcttttattttaaaattaggaaGTTAGTCACCATActttaattttatacaatttgatctttctatttttataatgttaataGTTAGTTTAAATAGGGATGAatctagaattttttttagaagggtccataattgaataataaatttttaagagatcaaaatataattt from Gossypium hirsutum isolate 1008001.06 chromosome D12, Gossypium_hirsutum_v2.1, whole genome shotgun sequence includes these protein-coding regions:
- the LOC107943312 gene encoding RING-H2 finger protein ATL67 translates to MATPPLSSPTYLTTNLGVGYAIVVALGFLLLLSTLLLASYICFRSSSPLPPRAISPNPISTPTASNSNGIVLPRIVFIGEEDHEHDEENVVVFGLDRAVINSYPKFRFSKEEVSTAVEVTGSSAGNTICSICLCEYRESEMLRMMPECRHCFHVTCIDAWLKLNGSCPVCRNSPLPTPISTPLSEVVPLSQYDADRRRW